GGCTATCCCAGTTGTCCATAAAGAATCTACTTCAACAATATCTGACACAAAGATGACTAAGTTAGAAATAATCATCAATCCGAATAAGTTTGAAGCCCTAAAAGAAGCTATGAACAAAATCGGAATAACAGGTATGACGGCCACAAATGTAATGGGCTATGGTATGCAGAAAGGTGGCAAAGAATTCTATAGAGGCGTTGAAGTTGAAGTCAACCTCTTGCCTAAGGTATGCGTAGAAATCATAGTCAGCAAAATACCTGTCAGAACCGTTATAGATGCAGCAAAACAGGCTCTTTACACAGGTAATATCGGTGATGGCAAGATCTTCGTATACGATGTTGAAAACGTCATTAAAGTTAGAACTGGTGAAGAAGGATACGACGCTTTGCAAGACGAATAAAAAATTGTAAAGCCCTATATTCCAATCTAACAAACACTAATAAAAAAAACTATAATCTATTTAATAGGACGCCGTATTTAATACGGTGTCCTATTTATATTCAAATTTAATTAGCTTATTAAGCGTACTTTATAATACTAGGCGTATCCATGATATAAAAAGCTCTGGAAACATAGTATTCCCAGAGCTTTTTATTAATATAATTTAAACTCTTTTATTCGTCATCAGTTTTTGCTTCGTTAAACTCATTTTTCAGCGTATCGACCATCTCTTTGACAGATACTATTGAATCTGCCCGATAGGCGTTTTGTCCCGCAAACGCAAAGCCGTTTTTTAAGTTGCCTTTTTTTGCGTTCATAAGCGCCAGCGCGATACAGTAAGGGCTGTCTTTATGTTGGCACGTCTTGATACAATGGTAGGGACAGCTATACGGCTTTTTACTGCCCGCCATAGAGCTCCGCAAAAATTCGTTTATAATGGCACGTCCAGGAAGCCCCACTGGGCTTTTAATGATGCCTATATCTTCAAACTTTGCATCAATATAGCTCTTTTTAAAAGCCTCGGAAGCATCACATTCCAGTGTGGTTACAAAGCGTGTCCCCATTTGTACGCCATCAGCGCCTTGCTTTATTATGTTATATATATCTTTTCCAGTATAGATTCCCCCTGCGGCTATAACCGGTATCTTCTTGCCGCTCTGCTCTCCGGTAGCCTGTGCCTCTTTTATAACATCGGAGACAAGATTCTCCAAAGCATAATCAGAATCATCGATCTGTTCAGGCTTAAACCCTAAATGCCCACCCGCCTTCGGTCCTTCAACAACAAATGCGTCGGGAACGTAATTATAGTCACTTATCCATTTACGCGTTATGATCCTTGCTGCCTTGCCTGAAGACACTATTGGAACAAGCTTCGTCTTTTTGCTTCCTTTCAAAAAGCCAGGCAGGTTTATCGGAAGCCCTGCGCCGGAAAATATAACATCTATCTTTTCATCGATCGCCGTTTTTACCATGTCTGAAAAGTTTGAAAGCGCAACCATGATGTTTACACCAATGATACCTTTTTTTGAAATGCTTCTCGCGGTTCTTATCTGCTCAATGAGCGCCCTGATATTGGACTGCTCAAAATTCTTTCTAAAATCTTTCTCATGCATTCCAATACCAGCGGTTGCGATGACACCAATTCCCCCTGGTTTGCAACAGCTGCTGCAAGGCCGGACAGCGATATCCCTACACCCATGCCTCCTTGTATGATTGGTAGCTTTGCTTTTAAATTACCTATAATAAGGTCTTTCATCTTTATAGTCACAAATCTTTCTTCCTTGTCTTGTTTATTTAGTAATCAAAATTTATCTAAAAAGTATTACTAGCTTTTCATTTCAGCATAGCATACTCCAGTACTTAAGGATATAGTTTACTGTGGTATTTATTAAAAAATTAACAATCTCGGGAAAAGATCTTTGAAAACGTACAAGTTGGGCAAATTTAATCATTTATCATATGCTATAAGTCATAAAATCGTTCTAGTACTATATGAATACTCCTATTATCTCGTTTTATTTTATCTATCTTAACGCCCTTAGAATTATATTAATATTCCCCTCTAATACCAAATTCCGCGCTTTCAACCCAATCTTCAGTGTGACGTAACATTAAGACTAACTCATAAATAATTTCATAATGCTTCGTTTCTTGTTTGATTAGATATGAAAACAATGTTTTTTCAGGTTCATCAATTGCTTTAGATAAAAAGTCTGTATATAGATCAATGCTTTCTTTTTCTTTTTCCAAGACCATTCTGTAAAAATCCAACTGACTGGGTATTTTTTTTATTTCACTTTTGAAGTTATCGATATCCTTAAATACATTTTTAATGTTTAATTGCATGTCTGAATCAGTTAATTCATATGGAAGGTTACCAAGCCTGTTTTTTAGTATCCGGGCGTGATTATTCTCATCCTTTGCCAGCATAGAACAAACTACATATAAACTATTATTCCTATTTATTTCTGCTTGTTTCGTATAATATTTTTCCGCATCAATTTCCATATTAATTGCATATTCCAAAATGTTCATAATATACCCCCTATCTGAAAATCCGTAAATCTTTTGTCACTCAAATTTTCCATAAAATTTCGTTTACGTGGTTGATTTAGTCAAAACGATAATCGAGATAATAATCTTAAAAACCCATTACTATAGAATAACAATGAACTTAAGGCAAATCACTCATGGCAAATCACTCATATATAATTTCAATATTAATGCTAAAATCAGTATCTATATAAAATGGTGATATGATGTAATAAGATATAATGCTATATTTACGTTCTAAACAAGCTCAATTTCATATTCCTTCTAAAATGAAAGAAAGACATGTTTTTCATATGAGCTTATCCGATTTAATATGACGAATGATCTCAAGTTCGGTTAATTTTAGAATAAGGCTTGTTTTTCATGAGATCAATTATGCTTTGTAATGATTATGGTATATGCAACTATGTCTTATTTTACAATATTAATTAAAAAAATACAATCGACAAAAGATGCATCATTAATGATGCATCTTTATTATTTAAGTATTTGATTTGGTGGAGCATAGCGGATTCGAACCGCTGGCCTTCGCATTGCGAACGCGACGCTCTACCAGCTGAGCCAATGCCCCAAATTACTTTGTTAATTATACAACTAAATTTTTTCAACTTCAATACCTTTTAAATGTACTTGATTTAAAAATTATGCTATACTTTTATATATATTTTTATCAGGAGATTTTAAATGAGGACTTCAAAAATCAGGTACATCTGTGAGGCTGGTATAATCGCAGCACTTTATTTTGCAATAACAGTTTTATTAGCACCCATAAGCTATGGTGCTATACAAGTTCGTATATCAGAAGCACTCTGTGTGCTTCCGTTCTTTACTCCAAGCGCAGTACCCGGCTTGTTCATCGGGTGCGCTATAGCAAATGTATTCGGGGGTAACGGTTTAGTTGATGTAATAGTCGGTTCTTTATCGACTTTACTTGCGGCTTGGCTTACATATAAGATAAAGAACAAATATTTGGCACCTCTGCCGGCAGTAGTAGTAAATGCCATAACGATATCAGTAATGCTTCACTATCTTATAAATGTCCCCGTTTTAGAAACTATGGGTTATATCGCATTGGGGCAAACTATTTCCTGCTATATAATCGGTTTGCCTCTACTGCTTTTACTAAAAAAATATGAAAAGCATATATTCTTGCTTAATTAAAAAATTATGAAAAAAGTTTGTATTTTTGCCAGTGCTCTTGACACTGAAAATGAAGTTTATAACAAAAACGCTTTTGAACTCGGCGCAAAGCTTGCTGAAAACGGCATGGTTATGGTATTTGGTGCAGGAGGTACTGGCCTTATGGGGCAGTGTGCAAAAGGAATTAAAAGCGCAGGCGGCAAATTGATTGGCGTAATACCAGAATTTTTAATTGCACCCGGCGTTTGTTATAATGATATAGATAAAACAATCGTCACAAAAACAATTGATGAAAGAAAACAGATAATGGAGGATATGTCTGATGCGTTTATAGCACTTCCGGGAGGTTTCGGCACATTTGAAGAACTTTTGGAAGTCATAACTTTAAAACTTTTGTGCAGACATGGAAAACCAATAGTTATTTTAAACTCCGGCGGCTACTATAACAAATTAAAAGAGGCATTTACGTATATATTTGAAGAAAAGTTTGCCGATATTTCTTTTAAAGATACATTCTACTTTGCGCCAGATGCCGCCTCAGTTATATCATATATACTAGATTATAAAGAAAAATCATTATTTAAAATGCGTAGTAAATGTTTAAATAACAATTTAGTTCAATAAAAGGAGAGAATTTTATGAGAGCCATCGTTACTGTTTTAGGTACTGATAAAGCCGGAATTATAGCTAATGTTTCAGATACGCTTTTTAAATCTAACGTAAATATACTAGATATAAGCCAAACTATTCTAGAAGAATATTTTGCAATGATTATGTTAGTCGACTTAACTGAACTTAATATATCTTTTGAATCGCTTAAAGAACAACTTAAAACTCTAGGCGAAAAAATCGGTGTTCAAATCAGGATTCAGCGTGAAGAGATCTTTAACGCAATGCATAGAATATAGTTGAGGGGTGAATTCTTTGATTAATAAACATGAAATCATTGAAACCATAAACATGATAGAATCCGAGCATTTAGACGTTCGGACTATTACTATGGGTATTTCGCTTATAGATTGTATCACTTCGGATGCGAAAACAACGTGCGATAATATAAAAAATAAAATTTGCACCCTGGCAAAAGACCTTGTAAAAACAGGAGAAGACATAGAAAGCGAATTCGGCATACCAATCATACATAAAAGGCTGGCAGTAACCCCAATTTCCTTAATTGCAAGCGCAACTGATGCAAGCAATTACACTATGTTCGCGCAGGCATTAAACGAAGCAGCCAAAGAAACCGGTGTATATTTCATCGGCGGGTTTAGCGCCTTAGTAGAGAACGGCTTGACAAAAGGCGATGAAAAACTTATATCCTCTATTCCAGAAGCGCTTTCTTCAACGGATTTAGTTTGTTCATCAATTAACATCGGGACAACGCGCTCCGGTATCAATATGGATGCAGTTAAGATTATGGGAAACATAATACTTGAAACTGCAAAGAAGGACTTAACCGGTTGTGCCAAACTGGTCGTATTTTGCAATGCAGTCAACGACAACCCGTTTATGGCGGGCGCTTTTCATGGCGTAGGCGAAGGTGAAAGCGTCATAAATGTCGGCGTATCCGGCCCCGGTGTTGTTAAAGCAGCTCTTGAAAAAGTAAAAGGCGAAAGTTTTGACGTCGTTGCAGATACCATTAAAAAAACAGCATTTAAAATAACGCGCATAGGCCAGCTAGTAGCACAGACTGCTGCAAGCAGGCTAAACACGCGTTTTGGCATAGTAGATTTATCCCTGGCACCAACCCCGGCAAGAGGAGACAGTGTTGCTTACATACTTGAGGAGATGGGGCTTTCATCCTGCGGTTCGCATGGAACAACGGCAGCTCTTGCCATATTAAACGATGCCGTTAAAAAAGGCGGTGTAATGGCTTCTTCTCACGTAGGCGGTTTATCGGGTGCTTTTATACCCGTAAGTGAAGATGCAGGAATGATAGAAGCGGCAGAAAAAGGCACTATAACATTAGAAAAACTCGAGGCCATGACATGCGTTTGCTCCGTCGGCCTTGATATGATAGCATTGCCCGGCGATATACCAGCAGAAGTTATCTCTGCAATAATAGCAGATGAAGCTGCTATAGGAATGATAAATAATAAGACTACTGCAGTAAGGGTAATCCCTGCTATAGGCAAAAAAGTTGGCGATTTTGTAGAGTTTGGTGGGCTTCTCGGCCGTGCGCCCGTTATGCCGTATAATTTAAGCTCGCCTGCTGAATTTATAAAAAGAGGCGGCCATATACCGCCGCCGATACATAGCCTTAAAAACTAATTTGCTTATATTTTCTTTGATTTTAATAAATACTAATCAATATACTTTTTAGAAACGGAGTTAGAAATTTCTTATGCAAGAACAAGTTATGCGAAAAGATGTAGATAAAAAATATAAATGGTCACTTGAAGACATCTATCCTTCTGTCGATAAATTTAAAAGCGATTTAGAGCTTTTAAAAAATTCTATACCTTCTGTTGGCAAACTCAAAGATACGATGCTAAATAGCGCAAATGACCTGCTAGCAGCATTAAGCAAAATAGATGAACTATCGCTTTTAGCCGAGCGATTATATACCTATTCCAAAATGAAAAGGGACGAAGATAATACAGATCCTAAATTCCAGGCTCTTACAGATCAGGCATACTCTACATATGTCAAACTATCCGGAGCTGCTTCTTTTATCAATCCAACTCTTTTGTCTGCCGATGAAAAGCTTCTTTTATCTTATTTGGAAGAGAATAGCGAACTCAAAGAAAAACACGATTTTTATATCCTGGATTTGATAAGGCGAAAAAAGCATGTACTTTCAGATAAAGAAGAACTCCTGCTTTCAAAAAGCGCAGATTTTTCTTCCGGAGCAAGAGATATTTTTACAATGCTCAATAACGCCGATTTAAGCTTTGGCAGCATCACAGATGACAAGGGCGAAGAAATTGAATTAACTCACGGGCGTTTTATAACCTTAATGCATTCTTCTAATAGGTTTATACGCAAAAATACCTTTGAAACGTATTATAAGACATTTGAAAAATTTAAAAATACACTCGCAACCACATACGCGACAAGCGTTAAAAAAGATGTGTTTTATGCGCAGGCAAAAAACTTTAATTCTGCAATAGAACGCTCTTTGTTTTCAGATAACGTTCCCGTATCACTATACGACCGGTTGATTTCGATAATACATAAAAACTTGCCGGCAATGTATAAGTATATCTCTTTAAGAAAGGAAATTTTAAGCGTTCCAGCCCTTCATATGTACGACGTATATGCCCCGCTTGTTAAAACCCCTGAAACAAAATTCAGCTATGAGCAGTCCTGTAAAATGGTTGTTGAAGGGTTATCTATTTTAGGAGATGAATACTTGTCTACATTAAACGGTGCGTTTAAAGAGGGCTGGATAGATGTAGTTGAAACAAAAGGCAAAACTTCCGGCGCATATTCGTGGGGTGTTTACGGAGTACATCCGTTCGTTCTTCTAAACCATAGAGACGACCTAGACAGCGTATTTACAATAGCACATGAAATGGGGCACGCGATGCACTCTTTTTACTCCAATAAAACACAAGCGTATCCAAAGAGCGGCTATACAATTTTTGTGGCCGAGGTAGCGTCTACGGTAAACGAAATATTGTTGACGCTTCATCTTTTAAAGACAGTTAAAGACTTAAACTTTAAAAAATACATTTTAAACCATTACTTAGATCAGTTCAGGACTACGGTATTCAGGCAAGTTATGTTTGCAGAATTTGAAAAGATATCTCATAAAATGAGCGAACTGGGCACCCCGCTTACAGCAGATTCCCTAAGCAGCGCATATGGCGAATTAAATGCCAAATACTATGGCAGCGAAGTAACAAACGACGAACAGATAAAGCTAGAGTGGTCCCGTATTCCGCATTTTTATAATGCATTTTATGTGTATAAATATGCAACAGGTTTTTCAAGTGCCGTATCAATAGTAGAAAATCTTCTTACAAGAGGTGAAAAGGCAAGAAACCAGTATATAGATTTTTTAAAGAGCGGTGGATCAGATTATCCTTTGAACCAGCTTAAAAAAGCGGGAATAGATCTATCTTCCGGTGCTCCAATAGAGATATGTATGAATGTTTTCAGTAAAACTATAGATGAGTTTAAAAATATACTAAATATAAATTCTTAAAAAATATTTTAAAAGGAGCCGCAGACCAATTGGCCTGTGGCTCCTTTTTATAAATAGTTTTTTAAATGCCCGGCCGCTTGCTTACCATGTGCACTTTGCTGGCCCTATTTATCAATTTTCTATTCTTGTGTATCATTTCCTGTCATAAACGTCATACAATTACAGCGTTTGTTCCTAGGCAAACGTATCATAACCGTCCTTGCTCTGCATATAAAATTATTGTTGTAATTACAGTTTTGAGCATCACATAAGATTTGCGGCGCAGCTCTGTCCGTATTTAAATCAGCCATCTCAACATGAGGTTCCAGCCTAGCCGGATCAAGCCACGTATCTGAATGTGTATCTTCAGGGTTAGTGCGTTTTCCTTTTCTATATGTTTCGCAATTAGTCTTATATTCGTTAACTGTATCGCCTCCGGAAACCCTTATATGCGTTGCTGTACAACGTTCATAATAGTTATGTATACAATTAGTAGCACTACAGTGCAACGTAGGTAATGGCATTATTTTCCCTTTTCAAAACTTGCGCACATGCTTTGTTCTGCCGAATCAACATTTGGTGCATCCGCACAGGAAGAAACCTGTATCGTGTCTAGATTGCAGACAGAACCTTTCACATTATATTTACACGTATCAACCGAGCACGTAATAGGATTTTTTCTGTCACTCATATTAAAAAGCCTCCTTTTAAAAAACTACAAGATTATTTTTCCACGTTAAACTTCAAATATGCTATAATAAAATACACAAAAATTTGTTATAAAAGAAAATAAATTTAATTTATGAAAAACTATGAAAAAATTAATTGCAATCCGCCTATTATAGACAGTACTTCAAAAATTTTGATATTAGGGAGTATGCCCAGTGTAAAATCTATAGAGAAAAGAGAATACTATGCAAACCCTCTAAACAGGTTTTGGAAAGTGATCTTTTCCCTATTCGATGAAGAGTTAACTTTAGACTATGATAAAAAAATAGATTTTTTACACAAGAACCATATCGCTTTATTCGACGTTATAAATTCTTGTTTAAGGAACGGAAGCCTTGACCTAAATATACGTGAATATGAACTAAATGATATTTTGGGGCTTTTAAAAAGCTATCCCGCTATTTCCTTAATAGTTTTAAACGGCTCCACCGCTGCCAAACTATTTGAAAAAAATTTTAAAGATAAGGTAAGTATCCCCTATATAAAACTTCCTTCAACAAGCCCGATACCAAGAAAGGATATAAGAAATTTTAAAGATCTATATAATAGATGGATAGTTTTAAAAAACTATATAAAAAAACAGGCTAATTAGCCTGTTTTTATTTCATATCTTTTAAGCTACTACTACGTTTACTAATCTTCCCGGAACGATAATTACTTTTCGTATTTCTTTTCCGCCTAAATACTGTTTGAAATCTTCATTTCCGCGTACGTATTTATCT
The sequence above is drawn from the Eubacteriales bacterium genome and encodes:
- a CDS encoding QueT transporter family protein; translation: MRTSKIRYICEAGIIAALYFAITVLLAPISYGAIQVRISEALCVLPFFTPSAVPGLFIGCAIANVFGGNGLVDVIVGSLSTLLAAWLTYKIKNKYLAPLPAVVVNAITISVMLHYLINVPVLETMGYIALGQTISCYIIGLPLLLLLKKYEKHIFLLN
- a CDS encoding TIGR00730 family Rossman fold protein yields the protein MKKVCIFASALDTENEVYNKNAFELGAKLAENGMVMVFGAGGTGLMGQCAKGIKSAGGKLIGVIPEFLIAPGVCYNDIDKTIVTKTIDERKQIMEDMSDAFIALPGGFGTFEELLEVITLKLLCRHGKPIVILNSGGYYNKLKEAFTYIFEEKFADISFKDTFYFAPDAASVISYILDYKEKSLFKMRSKCLNNNLVQ
- a CDS encoding DUF1540 domain-containing protein, whose amino-acid sequence is MSDRKNPITCSVDTCKYNVKGSVCNLDTIQVSSCADAPNVDSAEQSMCASFEKGK
- a CDS encoding DNA-deoxyinosine glycosylase yields the protein MKNYEKINCNPPIIDSTSKILILGSMPSVKSIEKREYYANPLNRFWKVIFSLFDEELTLDYDKKIDFLHKNHIALFDVINSCLRNGSLDLNIREYELNDILGLLKSYPAISLIVLNGSTAAKLFEKNFKDKVSIPYIKLPSTSPIPRKDIRNFKDLYNRWIVLKNYIKKQAN
- a CDS encoding ACT domain-containing protein, encoding MRAIVTVLGTDKAGIIANVSDTLFKSNVNILDISQTILEEYFAMIMLVDLTELNISFESLKEQLKTLGEKIGVQIRIQREEIFNAMHRI
- a CDS encoding DUF1540 domain-containing protein; amino-acid sequence: MPLPTLHCSATNCIHNYYERCTATHIRVSGGDTVNEYKTNCETYRKGKRTNPEDTHSDTWLDPARLEPHVEMADLNTDRAAPQILCDAQNCNYNNNFICRARTVMIRLPRNKRCNCMTFMTGNDTQE
- the pepF gene encoding oligoendopeptidase F, translating into MQEQVMRKDVDKKYKWSLEDIYPSVDKFKSDLELLKNSIPSVGKLKDTMLNSANDLLAALSKIDELSLLAERLYTYSKMKRDEDNTDPKFQALTDQAYSTYVKLSGAASFINPTLLSADEKLLLSYLEENSELKEKHDFYILDLIRRKKHVLSDKEELLLSKSADFSSGARDIFTMLNNADLSFGSITDDKGEEIELTHGRFITLMHSSNRFIRKNTFETYYKTFEKFKNTLATTYATSVKKDVFYAQAKNFNSAIERSLFSDNVPVSLYDRLISIIHKNLPAMYKYISLRKEILSVPALHMYDVYAPLVKTPETKFSYEQSCKMVVEGLSILGDEYLSTLNGAFKEGWIDVVETKGKTSGAYSWGVYGVHPFVLLNHRDDLDSVFTIAHEMGHAMHSFYSNKTQAYPKSGYTIFVAEVASTVNEILLTLHLLKTVKDLNFKKYILNHYLDQFRTTVFRQVMFAEFEKISHKMSELGTPLTADSLSSAYGELNAKYYGSEVTNDEQIKLEWSRIPHFYNAFYVYKYATGFSSAVSIVENLLTRGEKARNQYIDFLKSGGSDYPLNQLKKAGIDLSSGAPIEICMNVFSKTIDEFKNILNINS
- a CDS encoding PFL family protein, which codes for MNKHEIIETINMIESEHLDVRTITMGISLIDCITSDAKTTCDNIKNKICTLAKDLVKTGEDIESEFGIPIIHKRLAVTPISLIASATDASNYTMFAQALNEAAKETGVYFIGGFSALVENGLTKGDEKLISSIPEALSSTDLVCSSINIGTTRSGINMDAVKIMGNIILETAKKDLTGCAKLVVFCNAVNDNPFMAGAFHGVGEGESVINVGVSGPGVVKAALEKVKGESFDVVADTIKKTAFKITRIGQLVAQTAASRLNTRFGIVDLSLAPTPARGDSVAYILEEMGLSSCGSHGTTAALAILNDAVKKGGVMASSHVGGLSGAFIPVSEDAGMIEAAEKGTITLEKLEAMTCVCSVGLDMIALPGDIPAEVISAIIADEAAIGMINNKTTAVRVIPAIGKKVGDFVEFGGLLGRAPVMPYNLSSPAEFIKRGGHIPPPIHSLKN
- a CDS encoding ferritin family protein, translated to MNILEYAINMEIDAEKYYTKQAEINRNNSLYVVCSMLAKDENNHARILKNRLGNLPYELTDSDMQLNIKNVFKDIDNFKSEIKKIPSQLDFYRMVLEKEKESIDLYTDFLSKAIDEPEKTLFSYLIKQETKHYEIIYELVLMLRHTEDWVESAEFGIRGEY